cagattccgcctattcacccccctctaggcgactttcactctcattctcttcattttgagctcatcgcAAACTTaatcttgtgcggatttgttactcttggaaccttgcgttccttgacggatagaggttgcttggaagtctccaaatttgtggacgaccccaagaagtttgtatcacccgctcattgagcaaatttgagaagagattgccttgaccttggtggtcggcttgtggaggattagggttagaaaagacccggccctttgtgggctcctcaacgaggagtaggacacctttgtggtggttgccgaacctcgggttaaatcgtgTGTTCTGTGTGTTCTTGATAAGTGCTTTAATTTGTTGGTTAGTTCATATTCGATTATATTGTGTGCAAATCATGTGAAAACAATTCATACCGATTTGTCATCTATTCgagtggattttctctagggCAAGTCTTTAACAAAATCTCTGACTACTTCGTCACATTTGTTTAACTGTTTATCTAATCTAagctgagcaggttcaaacttgttcagctgTAAACAAAATCAGCTGAACCGGTTTAcaccagtgcaacttgaatttgacactatctcgaagtttttagtggaaaattttaggtgtagcctattcaccccctctagactACTTTCACGAGTGtactaggtgacactcggcaaagagttgccGAGTGTCCGTCAGACTACCTCTCGGCAAGAGGttgccagtgggcccctttgtcaGTACCTTTTGCGGAGTCTCGAAACCTAGCCGgtctacattgaaactctatgatttcatatgTATGTCATTTAGATTTCTGCACATAGTGTGTCACAAGTTTTTGAAATATTCTCAaaattttatcacagcctctacatatgatatcatgacatgtggacaaatttcattattttctgactttgtttatgttttatacaattttaaacaactcgatggcaagttcacggtcgtgtttagtgagcatggtgctcgaagattcTGATTTGCTCCTTTAATCGGCTGTAACTTGTATTAAATAACATGAATACCATTTTTACATTCACGGTTTtacatttttcgagtgacttgcagttcaaatctgaattatccaaGAAAATACAATTAAACAAACAAAATCTAATAGTTGTaggaaacacttttataattgtgcaaGAATGGAACATGTAAGTctgatagtgtaggaacatatcacaaaaagtttgggtgggaaaagaaaaaaattaaaaATAAACTTTGCCAAGTGTCCACGGGTGGAACTCGGTAAAGCTCAATTTGCCGAGTGTTGGAcgtagaacactcggcaaagaagatgcTTTGCTGAGTGCTGacgtccggcactcggcaaagataacggTCGTCAGGTGTAGACGGCTGCTGACGGCCTTTTGCCGAGAGTCGCTTTTCGACGAGTGGTTGGCACTCGGCAATCCCTGTACCGAGAGTCCAGCTCTCGGTAAACATGGTCGTTAagagcaggactttgccgagggcaATACTcgaccgagtgcccgataaaaaacactcggcaaatcatggagcactcgacaaagagcctcTAATAGGGTTTAGGCCCGCTAATAGGCTAGATTGTACACTTGTACTAGGGTTTATGGGTAGATATTGATAAAGATGTTGTTTGGGTGGGTGAGAATGAGTTTTAGAGTTAAACGTGACGGGTTGGTGCAGGTTTGCTGAGAAGAGGGTTAGAATGGATTATGTGCTTGTGGTATAGAGGCCCATACCATAAGAACTATTTTATACCATAAACGGGGCGAGTTTGTTCGTTGCATGAAGAGCATCGATGGAGAATTATGTTATGTGCTTGTGGGGATGTTGTTACATGAACTTATCAATAGTTGCAGGAAGGAAAGAGGCTGCAGTGCCCCCAAGCGTGTTAAAGCTTTTGGATGATACATGAACATAGACCATTTTAATATTTTTTTTCAAAGCCTGATCATGGGATTGGGTTACAAAACGATCGACCAAGTATCGTAAAGTTCCGCTCGAGACTGtagcttagagcatctccaaaagcCCTTCAGAAAACGACTTCtcaaaatcagttttaaggaaCATCTGAATAACTAGTGGGGTAGATTTTAATCCTTTCTTCAACAGATCGCTTAAAGCGGCAGATTGTTTCTGGTGAGCCCAAAAACCCCCTCATTTGTAGCTAAAAATGAGGGAGTTTTAAGGGCTATGAAAAAATTGGGAGCGCTTTAGGGGAACTGTTGGAGACATGTTTTTGTGTTTTTCCTAAAAAACTGGATTTATGGAAGACTTCTAGGGATCTTGGAGATGCTCACTTCCTCCTCCGGTCTATCTTGTAGGGGAATATATCTGGTGCAAACCAACTCCTCCGTGTAACTGTGCAAACTTTTAATTTGAACCACATGATGTTGATTCAAGGAGACGTGTAGGAGAAAGAGGGGATTTGAAAAAGTGTGATTAGCAGCAGGCGGAAAGATGTAAAACTATCCATGCCGCTGTGTCCATTGGATCGACATCATGTGGTTCAGATTAGAAGTTTGTACAGTTTCACGAATGAATTGATTTATACTAGATATGTTCGCATCTTGTAGCCCACTGGTGAATAAGTTTGGAAAAACATAAAATCACGGGAACCTATCTGGTGCTCAAAGGGGTACGGTGATCACATACACATTTTAAATCTGGAACATCCATCCAACATCTAACAGAAGCACCAATTTTACAAAAAACCTCTTTCACCTTCCTCCCTTGGTGGGAGGGGTTCTTAATCAAATTAACTACAGCCGCTGGATGTGAGATGAATGTCTCAAATTTAAAATGTGCACTTGAACATTGTACCCCTTTGAGCATAagatatctatactatacttaaagcaccagtttcaacggtcgtcccgcgtcatctttttacaaataactccTCATAGCTATTTCAATTATTCCGTTGGCTCAGGCACGTCATGCCAGCCTGTTGACTGTGCCGGGCCAGCTCGTTAGCCCGtcgacccatttgattaaatcaacgtaaaatgttaaaaaacggtgcaggaggtgggtTCGAACCCATGCCTTGATAAAAAGAAGTGCAGTTGACCCTGGGTGAAGTTGTCTAACCAGTAAAACATCatgctcagatgtttttaatattgaatataaattgtatatatatatatatatatatatatatatgttttttataaaataaaaaatatagtcGTGTCGGGCCGGACCAGCACTATGGGCCCAGGCTAcaacccaagcacgacacgacattcttggctcttgcaagcattaggtcgtttctgagaccacattggcgcaatggactccgtGGTGTTTAAGGTtcatgaattggatggagcaacaatgatttgtcacactaacagtaaaatgaaagattatttgttggttttaaatgttagtaattgttacgaagtagcataatttatatggagcacatccagtttttattaatgcctgactttagcaatcactccatatttttttataagtttgagtttatgtgacttattttagaaacttgagctcacaaattttctcttatttggtctctgtatggtgaaattatatcattttataatatatgtttatttaatcagtcgttgtgaactctcttctaatcgctcacttcattgaccgtgttgtaccaagataTATTGCATGCAGTaaataataacatcagttagccaattcAAAAAATATTATAAGGAGACTGGAGACAATCAATagaaaatcttgaatttttttggTAAATAGTTCACGTGGGTATTGTTATAAGCCGTCGCGACGCACAGGCAATCCAACAGTGTTCCCTAAAATCACACCTTTCTCGACTGCCCCCCTTCTCTAACCTCTGGTGCGGCGGTGCCCCGGAACCCCCCATCAGAAAAAGGAGCTTTCTTCTTAGACTGAGTCCAACAAAGGACCTAAAACCTGACTTAAACTCAAAATAGGTTGTAAATAGACACTGTTTGCAATATGTGTCCTCTCCAACAGGTCACCTAAAGTCGGAACCTATTCTAGGCTTCCACCCGTGTGTGACCCAGATATAAGGACCTTGCGAGGATAAATGGGTCATGCCAAACGAACGGCGATACTCAGAACAAACGGAAAGAGAGAGAgcaaaggaaagaaaaaaagaaatagCGACGGTGGCGGCACCTGATGGAAAGAAAAGCAGACGGCGCTGTTGGACTGAAACCCATTTCAGGTCACCTGTTGTAGATTCAGTTTTTTTGCTTATCCACTTTAACAGACTGGGGTACTTATAGAACGTTTTGGGTCTCAATATTTTAGGTCCATTGTTGCACTCAGTCTTAGCCAACCGTGCCTTCTCTATCTCACCACGCATTCTCCCTGGTCGGTGCACTCCTCCCTCGACCCCTTTTTCCCATCCAAGTCTTTCTGCAGATTTCCCTTCTGATTAAGACTGAGATTGCCATGTAGTATCCACATCCTGCACCGGAGAAATCTTGCCGTCCGGCTTCATATGCATCCATTCCCCATGAAAACCATCTGAAAGCATGGCCAGATGAAACCTTGGGCATCCGAAACACTAGCTATGAGCAAACTGGAGCAGAAAAATCACCAGTGGCGAACACAAAACCTAACTGAAGTCAGCCACCAACACTCAACAAGCCTCCCCAATCCCCCTCCACCAAAGAGCAGTACCAAACTGCTGGGAGCCAAGTCTGAGTCAGGCTCAGGCCCCTGTCGAAACGCCGGGGAAAAAAAAACAGCAGACCGCCTCACCGAGACCACTCCACTCCGCCGAGGACGGTCAAAATGTTGCGAAATGTATCTGGATCGGTGGATCCGTCTCTCCTGGTTTTCTGGAACTCTCCCCACCGATCCTCACCTAGTGCTGGGAATTGGGCCGGGCCAGCCCGACCCAAGCCAATCGTGCTTCGTGCCAAACGGGTTCAGGCCAGCAAAGCCCAAATAATTTTTAGGCCGTGCCGTGCCAGCCCGAAGTATAAAAACAGTGGTCCAGCCCGGCCCTAAACGACGTCGTGCCTTCTTTGGGTCGTGCCGGCCTAAGCCCGGCCCATgtatttgaccacataaaatcaaaatattacaaccatataaaattcataacttactaaattaaagatattaaacaattctagcattatttgaccacataaactctaaatataacaacaatataaagtcgatatcttactaaattaaagaaattaaatagattgggcttaattgggccgtgccggcccaagcccggcctATCTATACGGGTCGTGCTGGGGCCCGACGGGCCGAAAATTaaggcccggcccaagcccgcctTCGGGCCGTGCTAGCCCGGCCCAAATTATTTCATGCTGGGCTATGCTTTGGGTTCCTATTTTCGGGTCGTGCTCGTGCTGCCCCGAAAAGCCCGGCCCATATTCCCAGCACTATCCTCACCCCGCGGCCGCCGTTCCGCAAGCGCCGTATCGCCTCTCCTCTCTCTCAGCTCTAGAGAtgacaatgggtacccgaaacccgaaacccggtgggtttttaccccattagggtacgggtttgggtcaattttcatacccatggttTGTTAATGGGTATAAATCTATACCCAacgggtttatgggtacgggtttgttcctatagtacccaaacccgtgaacccatgagttttttaaacccgaccaaacctaatgcatattgtcattttattttacaaacgaacaacaaacttgttattccttatttacttcataatttttatcaattgatgaatgtatcagtagtcggtgagagtgttgcttgcttgctattatagtttttactagcgttatatatgtggtggaacgataacttagtgcaaggtcacttaattatacaacttattatttgtatttcattctctctactaataatttttataccaaatcatgaattcgtttttcattacatagattttggatcatAATATCATTAATTATTACGGTACTTATTGATTATAagaagaacaagtatattggagatgaaacctgtgggtaacccatgggtacccgctaacccaatgggtacgggtttgggcaaaatctcaaacccgtcatgggtacgagttttttaatgggcatagatatttttcacAGGTACGAGTTTGGGACGGtaaaacccagcgggtttgtacccgttgccatctctactcaGCTCCCTGTTCTTTCGGAAGGTTCTTGAAAGATCCTTTAATTCTCGAGCTTGTTTATCCGGGAACAGAACTACTTATTACTACATGACACATCCAAAGCTTCTGCTCTCTCTGTAGGGTATGCAGACAAACTCCTCTTCAATAATTCCTTCGATCTCTATGAAATTTCTGTATGATTCATGTGAAATTTGTGCGTTCCAAACAGGGAACGAAGAATGTTAAAACCAAATGCTTGGTGTTTCCGGAGGTTCGGTGTAACCTCGCAGATGGGAAAGTACGTTGGGTTCATCggcgaaaatctctctctccctCCGTCTTCAGTCAACCAGGTACACGCACCATCCCTTGCCTAGCTTCGCATCCTTCCTTCCACAACCTGCTACTGGCTGTGCTGTTTACTTTGTTTACTGCGACCGCAACATGATGTGAATCATGATCGTCGGGAGTGGCTTGAGCGACGGGCCGCCCGGCTCGCTGCAGACTGCAGCCAGCTCCTCCCGCGCTGCATCACTGGACAGGCGAACCTCCAAGAAAAGAAGCCACCGTTTCTGACCGTCGAAGTAGTCTGACGCcctgtttggatcattggaattgaattccattctaataataataatttagacatatatcaattaagcaaattcagttttatgcaaaatatatttgtatactattattagcaagatgtcggagatatttatgtgctacatttttactataggggAGTGAGACGAAGAATGTCATGTAAGTTATAGATTAGAAACCAATTCtagtaatgcataaaatcatttcccaccctccaccccatgaatttgagacaggcttatatctgaactttagaaagtggtggaatgccaaattccaaactaaataagttactttattgagtgaattccaattcctctaaaatgaagggatccaaacggccCGTGAGATCATTTCACTGTTGCTTGGATGTGCTGTCCCCGTCGGCGCTTTGTTATTAGTTGTCTGTGAGTTATTACAGACTTTGGTATCATCCTGCTACTGTAGCCCCGTTCCATCCACCCATCAAAGTGATGAAAGCTAAATTTCGATTTGATGGGTTGGAAAACAGGCCCAGTCATTACTACGAAGTTTCCGTTTTGAAAAAGAAGTAATCTAAATTCCATACGTCCAGTCCAAGTGTTCAGTGTTCTTCATCGTCATCTACACACACGGTATTTCCTTCACATTGTGCTTCCATTCCAAGCAGCCTCGAATGGCAACCAGCAAGAAAGGCCTGATGGCTATGGTGTATATTCGTTCTGCCTTCATCCTCATATTCTTGAGTTCACCCTGTCAATCCAACGACCAGCTGACTCAAACAAAGCCACTCTTGCTCGAAGACACGCTCATCTCGGAGGGCGGGGACTTTGCTCTTGGCTTCTTTTCCCCTACCAATTCCAGCAAGAAGCTATACATAGGAATTTGGTACCACCGCGTCACAGAACGCACAGTGGTATGGGTCGCCAACCGTGACAATCCAATCACCACACCTTCAGCCATGCTCGCCATCACCGACAATTTAGAGCTAGTGTTATCAGACTCCCAAGGACACACTCTTTGGATGGCAACAGGAAACACAAGTGGAGATGCTGGAGGAGCTGCTTCTGCGGTGCTACTCAACTCTGGGAACTTTGTCCTTCGGTTGCCGAACGGCACGGAGGTATGGCATAGCTTCGATCACCCGACCGATACAATTCTTCCAACCATGAGGATCCTCCTAAGCTTCAAGACACAACCGGCAACACGTTTGATTGCTTGGAAGGGCCCTGACAATCCGTCAACTGGGGATATTTCTTCTGGCATGGATTCAACGAACCTTCAGATGTTCATTTGGAAAGGGGCACTGCCATACTACCGTTTCCCTGTTGTTAATGATATGGCAGTCGCCGGTGCTATGTACCAGCAGAGCAATGGAAACGCCGCCATCATGTATGAAACGAGGGTGAACGCAGGGGATGCGTTGTATTATACGTACACAGTCTCGTCCGGTTCACCCTACACACGCTTTTCACTTGACTACACAGGCAAAGGGAGATTACTGAGCTGGAACAGCACCACATCGTCATGGACAGTCATTATCGAGCATCCTCATAGCTGTGATCTCTATGCTTCTTGTGGTCCATTCAGCTACTGTGACCAAATGGGGCCACTACCGACGACATGCCAGTGCCCTGATGGGTTTGAGCTCCTCAACAGTCTAAATTTCTCTAGAGGATGCCGGAGAAAGGAAGAGCTGAAATGCGGAGTGGGGAACTATTTCATGGCCATGTCTAGTATGAAGCTTCCTGACAAGTTCTTGCACATTAAGAATAGAACCTTTGACCAGTGTGCTGACGAGTGCACTAGAAACTGCTCCTGTATGGCATACGCCTATGCCAACCTAAGCAGCATTGGTGCTGTGGGTGACACATCAAGGTGTTTGGTTTGGAGCGGGGATCTCATCGACATGGAGAAGAACAGCTTTTCAGAGGTCTTGTACATCCGGCTTGGTGGATCTGGTACGTGCATTCCGAACACCTCATCCTTCTTTCGTCAAAGGTGACAGTGTGACACTAGTGCTCAACATGATAAGGTGTCATGCCATCACCACCATAAGGCCTATTTTTAAGATTGCCAT
This portion of the Zea mays cultivar B73 chromosome 2, Zm-B73-REFERENCE-NAM-5.0, whole genome shotgun sequence genome encodes:
- the LOC103648368 gene encoding G-type lectin S-receptor-like serine/threonine-protein kinase B120 isoform X2, whose protein sequence is MATSKKGLMAMVYIRSAFILIFLSSPCQSNDQLTQTKPLLLEDTLISEGGDFALGFFSPTNSSKKLYIGIWYHRVTERTVVWVANRDNPITTPSAMLAITDNLELVLSDSQGHTLWMATGNTSGDAGGAASAVLLNSGNFVLRLPNGTEVWHSFDHPTDTILPTMRILLSFKTQPATRLIAWKGPDNPSTGDISSGMDSTNLQMFIWKGALPYYRFPVVNDMAVAGAMYQQSNGNAAIMYETRVNAGDALYYTYTVSSGSPYTRFSLDYTGKGRLLSWNSTTSSWTVIIEHPHSCDLYASCGPFSYCDQMGPLPTTCQCPDGFELLNSLNFSRGCRRKEELKCGVGNYFMAMSSMKLPDKFLHIKNRTFDQCADECTRNCSCMAYAYANLSSIGAVGDTSRCLVWSGDLIDMEKNSFSEVLYIRLGGSVRRKSSLLKILLPIILCVLLLMLGALVWTCKSRGKRQKKRVQKRRMLEYLSSTDDAGDKNINFPFISFENIVTATDNFSESNLLGKGGFGKVYKGMLEGTKEVAVKRLSTGSGQGKEEFKNEVVLIAKLQHKNLVKLLGCCIHEDEKLLVYEYLPNKSLDYFLFASARKSMLQWPTRFKIIQGVARGIMYLHHDSRLTVIHRDLKASNILLDKEMNPKISDFGMARIFSGDQLQANTNRVVGT
- the LOC103648368 gene encoding G-type lectin S-receptor-like serine/threonine-protein kinase B120 isoform X1, translated to MATSKKGLMAMVYIRSAFILIFLSSPCQSNDQLTQTKPLLLEDTLISEGGDFALGFFSPTNSSKKLYIGIWYHRVTERTVVWVANRDNPITTPSAMLAITDNLELVLSDSQGHTLWMATGNTSGDAGGAASAVLLNSGNFVLRLPNGTEVWHSFDHPTDTILPTMRILLSFKTQPATRLIAWKGPDNPSTGDISSGMDSTNLQMFIWKGALPYYRFPVVNDMAVAGAMYQQSNGNAAIMYETRVNAGDALYYTYTVSSGSPYTRFSLDYTGKGRLLSWNSTTSSWTVIIEHPHSCDLYASCGPFSYCDQMGPLPTTCQCPDGFELLNSLNFSRGCRRKEELKCGVGNYFMAMSSMKLPDKFLHIKNRTFDQCADECTRNCSCMAYAYANLSSIGAVGDTSRCLVWSGDLIDMEKNSFSEVLYIRLGGSVRRKSSLLKILLPIILCVLLLMLGALVWTCKSRGKRQKKRVQKRRMLEYLSSTDDAGDKNINFPFISFENIVTATDNFSESNLLGKGGFGKVYKGMLEGTKEVAVKRLSTGSGQGKEEFKNEVVLIAKLQHKNLVKLLGCCIHEDEKLLVYEYLPNKSLDYFLFASARKSMLQWPTRFKIIQGVARGIMYLHHDSRLTVIHRDLKASNILLDKEMNPKISDFGMARIFSGDQLQANTNRVVGTYGYMSPEYAMKGAFSVKSDTYSFGVLILEIVSGLKISSPYLIMDFSNLITFAWNMWKDGKPEDFLDSSVTESCSLDEVSRCIHIGLLCAQDNPSCRPLMSTVVSMLENKATPLPTPKQPKDFALRDYNPGNEGVHRELSVNDTSLTMVEGR